The DNA sequence TAGCTTTATGGTGGAAATAACCAATTTGGGATAGGTGACCAATACGACATTTTGTTACATTAGTAGCTAAAAACCCATCGTTAGAAATAACTGTGGGTTTTTTTTATTTAAAGTTTAAGCTTAAATTCAAATTAGCGCTAAAGTATTGGCGTTTTATTTTTATTAATAACAAAGGCTTAGTGTTTATTTTTATTTTGTTTTTATGTCTCTTGTCTTTAATTCACCTTGTAGGCAATTGTTAAATGTAAATACTAAATCAATACAATGGTTTATGTTTTATTAAATATGTATAATAAAAGCGCAGTTAAAACTAATGCTTTGTATGCCTTTTCTGTTGTTGTTATTGGCCGTGGGTGTCAGTGTTAATTAAATGTGCTAGTAGTAGGTATAATTACTACTATTATTAGATGATTAAGTGTTGGTTAGTATGAAGATTCTAGATAAGTAATCAGAGTATAAACCGACAATCACGCAGGGCTTTACCTGAGCCATGGAATTAAGATAGTTAAAAGGACTTACACATGATCACATTTGTCATCCCACAGCACGCACAAGTTATATCTGTTAACGGTAAAGCGGAACATATACTTGAGCAGGATAGTCAATCTCTAGAAAGCGGTTATGAAATCGCTGCGGGTGACAAAATTGAGATAACATCTGGTGCCCAGGTGGTATTGAAATATGCAGATGGTTCAGAAGTGATCATTGATGAGCATTTTAAAGCAACAGATAATGCTGACACGTCTGATGTAGCGATGGATGTGTTAGATGAAATTACCGAAGATAGTGACCAATCTATATCGGAAAAACCGCAAGTTAGCGATGATGTTTTAGCCGAAATTAGTGCCATTCAAGACTTAATCCTTTCTGATGAAGAATTTATTGACCCTGTTAGTACTGCTGCCGGTAGTGCTAGCGATGGTGGCCGTTCGTCAGCGATCTCTGTTGCGCGTACTGGCGATGAAACTCTGGCTCACGCTGAATTTGAAACTAAAACCTTTACGCAGAGTGGGCAAAATAAAGTATTTGTTGATACGAGTATGACGGATGCGCTTGGGTCAGTTGATACGAGCATTGTAACGCCAACAGCTGACATCAATGCGGGCTCAGATAGCGCAATCGATGATGACGACATTACGAACATTAATACGCCAACGATTGATGGTACGGGCGAGATAGGTTCAACGGTTGTTATTACCAATGCTGCCGGCGTTGAAGTGGGTACGGCAGTTGTTGATACTGATGGTAACTATTCGATTACCACTGCTGAATTAGCTGATGGCACACAAGACTTAACTATCACCACGACGGATGTTGCGGGTAACTCTGCTGCGACGACGCAAGCTATTACAGTTGATACCAGCATTGTGACGCCAACGGCGGACATCAATGCGGGCTCAGATAGCGCGATTGATAATGACGATATTACCTCTGACAGTACGCCAACTATTGATGGTACGGGTGAGATAGGTTCAACGGTTGTTATTACCAATGCTGCCGGCGTTGAAATGGGTACGGCAGTTGTTGATACTGATGGTAACTATTCGATTACCACTGCTGAATTAGCTGATGGCACACAAGACTTAACGATCACCACTACAGATGTTGCTGGAAACTCAGCCTCTGTTACGCAAGCTATTACGGTTGATACCGACATTGTGACGCCAACGGCGGACATCAACGCGGGCTCAGATAGCGCGATTGATAATGACGATATTACCTCTGACAATACGCCAACCATTGATGGTACGGGTGAGATCGGTTCAACGGTTGTTATCACCAATGCGGCAGGCGTTGAAGTGGGCACAGCAGTTGTTGATACAGACGGTAACTATTCGATTACCACAGCTGAATTAGCTGATGGCACACAAGACTTAACGGTCACCACGACAGATACGGCTGGTAACTCAGCCTCTGTTACGCAAGCTATACAGGTTGATACGACTGCTTCAACGGTCACGATGGCGGATGTGGCAGACCACTCTGCGGATACCACGCCAACAATCACGGGTACTGTGGACAGCGATGCTGTCAGTAAGCGTGGTGATTAAAGATGTTAATGGTCAAACTGTAGAAACGGTTGCCGCGACACTCGATGGCCAGGGCGGTTGGAGTGTGGATGCGTCGGCATTAGCAGACGGTAACTACACTGCCGTTGCAACAGCGACGGATGATGCGGGTAATACTTCGACAGCGACAGAAAATGGTTTTGAAATTGATACCACTGCGTCAACGGTCACGATG is a window from the Moritella sp. F3 genome containing:
- a CDS encoding Ig-like domain-containing protein, which encodes MITFVIPQHAQVISVNGKAEHILEQDSQSLESGYEIAAGDKIEITSGAQVVLKYADGSEVIIDEHFKATDNADTSDVAMDVLDEITEDSDQSISEKPQVSDDVLAEISAIQDLILSDEEFIDPVSTAAGSASDGGRSSAISVARTGDETLAHAEFETKTFTQSGQNKVFVDTSMTDALGSVDTSIVTPTADINAGSDSAIDDDDITNINTPTIDGTGEIGSTVVITNAAGVEVGTAVVDTDGNYSITTAELADGTQDLTITTTDVAGNSAATTQAITVDTSIVTPTADINAGSDSAIDNDDITSDSTPTIDGTGEIGSTVVITNAAGVEMGTAVVDTDGNYSITTAELADGTQDLTITTTDVAGNSASVTQAITVDTDIVTPTADINAGSDSAIDNDDITSDNTPTIDGTGEIGSTVVITNAAGVEVGTAVVDTDGNYSITTAELADGTQDLTVTTTDTAGNSASVTQAIQVDTTASTVTMADVADHSADTTPTITGTVDSDAVSKRGD
- a CDS encoding Ig-like domain-containing protein: MLSVSVVIKDVNGQTVETVAATLDGQGGWSVDASALADGNYTAVATATDDAGNTSTATENGFEIDTTASTVTMADVADHSADTTPTITGTVDSDAVSVSVDIKDSFGNTVETVAATLDGNGGWSVDAAALADGNYTAVATATDDAG